The genomic interval TCCATCGTCATTACCCGAGATCCACCTATTGAAGCACGGCGGGGTTCGCGCGAGTAGCGAGGGTGCAGCCCACCAACCCACCCAAGAGCGACCACGTGCGATGAGGTAGCGAAAACGGCGACGAACCGGCAACATGTTTTCTTGCTCACGCAATCCGGGTGCGGATTCTCTAGCCGGGACTCTATGTCTCCGAAAAATATGTGGAAATCTCAGGAAAACCTGTGGAATTACTTGTCAAAACACCCCATAATCGCTGTGCGTAGGAGTTCCCACCCCCCCCTGGGAATGACGAGTTCGCAGTGTCGATTGTTGAGCAGGCAAGGGGGAGCGGGAATATGGAGGAGCGGGTGATGGTTCAGCCGGGAATGCGGTTATTGGTTGCAGTGTGTTTGATCGGTTGGGGGTTTCCGTCCGACGCACTTGGATTGAAATTCACACCGGGCCCAGAGGGTGGCCAGGGCTCCTACCGCGACAGCGAAAGCGGCGACGACAATCTGGTCGAATCGCTGTCCAGGAACGGCATTCACTCCATCGATTTCGAGGTCGGGAATCCGACCTCGACGATGCAGGACCACGACTTCGCCAGATCGAAGAGGACGTCGAAGAAGGCCACCAGTTCGAAGAAGAAGTCGAAAAAGAAGTCGAAAAAGAAGTACAAGAAGGTCGGCAACCTGAAAAAGAAGTACAAGAAGTCCTGGAAGCCGAGGAAGCCCGGTGATCCGATTCCGGAGCCCTCGTCGATTGCCGTTTTTGCACTCGGGTCGCTGGTCGTGCTGTTCTTCATCGGAAGACCGCGCGAATAGACGCTCCGCGGTCCGGAGTCAGAGTTTCAAGCCCTCGCAGGCCAGCGCCTGCGGGGGCTTTTTCTTTGGTACTCGCCGGAACTTTCACATTGCATTCAAGGTTTTGAGCTTTCCGGGGTTCTTCGCAGGCTGACTTGAACCGGGTAGCTATTCAACTGAACTAACGCTCTTCAAGCTACCCGTGAGTCAACTCCGCTCGTTTATGGGGCGGGTTCGCTTCAATGCACCGCTGACCGGTTCGGGACCTCGATCGCCGTCGCGATGATGGTTTGTTGCCCGATAGACGGCTCCTGAATCCAGGAGGAGATTTGCACATCGGGACGCGGTCTCCGGTTTCGGAGATGTCCCAGGAAGGGAAGGTCACCACCGCTTCGAGAAGGAACTCGAACAACCCTACGGGTCCGTATCGTTGCTACGCTACGGCCTGTAACGTCGGGCGACGGCGATCTTGAGTAGTTGCCCGGCCCGCAGGCGCGCGTCCGGTCGGATCGCGTTGACGATGGAAGTCTTCTCGGCGCTCCAGGTATTTCCGGTGCGCGCGGAAAAGCGAGCCAGAGTTTCTCCCGCACGCGCAGTCGCCGTTTCGAGGAGGTGTTTGTCGACGGAGTTGCGTTCGGGACTCGTCAGTGGTCGAAAGCTCCTCGCGGCTCTTTCGAAAGCCGGACGATAGCTCTTGAACTTCGCGACCGCGGTCAGGCCCGTGATGCGGAAGACCGCACCGTCGTGCACGATCCACGTCAGGTAGACGCCGGCTGAACTTCCTTGTGAGTTTGCCGTACCGGCTACGTGATAGGCGAGTAGGCCGGCGATTCGCCGAGCGCCGTGGTCTGCAATCTGGATCTGTTGCTCCTGCAGGAAGGCCTTCGCAGCGACGGCCGGGTCGGAACCGCGGCCCTGGGACTCGAGCGCGATCTGCGCGCCGCGATCCGAGCTGATCGCGGCGACGGCCGAACGTCCGTTCTGTACGTTCCAACCGTCGGGAAACTTCATGCGGAAATCCATTCCCACGTGCAGGAAGCTCGTGCCATCGACCACGCCCTCGGCCGGGTTCGGCCCGACCATGATCCCGCGAATGCGTCGCAGGAAATCGGCGCGATTGCGCGCAATTGGCGGCGTGGCAGCCCGGACCAGAGTTCCCGCCAGTGCAGCGGTATTCCCAACGCGCTCCGGTGTCGCCGGATGGGAGTCGAAGAAACTGGGCGCGCGATTGCCGTGCGCAAGCCGCCCGTCGGCTTCCAGCGTTCTCAAGAAGGTACTCATCTGATGGGGATCCCAGCCCGAGCGGGCCGAAAGGCGTTGACCGACCGAGTCCGCCTGGCGTTCCTGATCCCTCCCATAGGACGCGATCAGTCCCGCACCGGCAACCTGGCCGATCTGTCCGACGGTCTGGGCAGCCTCCGCGCCTCCGTAGGCGCCGGCCAGGATCGTGCCGAGTGCCGTCAGCAAGCCCGCCCCGGCTGCTCGCGTTTCTCGTTGAGCGGAGTGGCGAGCCGCCACGTGCCCGACTTCGTGCCCCATCACATTGGCGAGTTCTTCTTCGGAGTTGCACAGCGTCAGCAGCCCGCGCGACACGTAGATGTATCCGCCCGGTAGCGCAAATGCATTGGCTTCGGGCATGTCGACCACGCGGAACTCGTAATTCGTGTCCTGTCTGGGGGAGTTCGCGGCGAGCCTCGCCCCGATTGCCCGTACGTACGCGGAGAGTTCCGGGTCGTCTACCAGACCCATCTCCTGCTTGACCTGTTCGGCCGCCTGGGCCCCGAGGGCGGCTTCGCGCTCGGGCGACATCAATACCAGTTCGCTCTCGCCGGTGACCGGGTTGACCGTGCAGCCACCGAGCCAGGCGATGAGCGCAACGAGAACGAGTAGACGGGTTCGCTTCATCCAGTCGGGTCTTGTCGTGCCAGGACGAGGTTCTGCAAGCGTTCCCACTCTTCCTGGTAGGCCATGAGGTGCGCTCGTTCGGGTCGCTTGCATTCTTCGTTGAGAAGGTCGCGCACCCGCTTCTGCTCGTCTTCGTATTGGTGGTCGCTGAAATGTCCCGAGAAGTGCGCCACGCGCAGCCACACCAGATACGTCGTGACCGCGTCGAATTCGTTGTACTGCACGATCTTGCGGTGATCGCCGTCGAGCCAGAGCGCCGCGACTTGATTGCCGTCGACCTCCATTTTTCCGGGGATGCCCGACTGCACGGCGAACTCGTGCAACGAAGGCACGGATTTGCCGAAGCCGCCTAGCATGTCTTGAAGATCGATGTTCCAGTCGCTGCCCCGGGCGAAGTAGTCGATGCCTTCCCACGGCTTGTTCGGACGCTCGCAGAATCCCGGTGCGCGCAGGCCCAGCACCACGCCCCGTTGCACGAGAATCTTCAGGTCGGATCCCAGGGAGTTGTAGCCGACCAGTTGCGGTCGCTGTTCGCCGATCGCATCCATGAACGGACCGATCACTTCGGCTTCTCGGCGGCTCTTGGCATCGTCGGGATCGTGCGGCAACGATGTGAGGTTGAGGACGACTTCACCGTCCTTGCGGACCTGCCGGGTAAGCGCCGCGATCGAGACGATGCGACAGCGGATCAGCTTGAGAAATGGCGTCGGGTCTTCTTCGCTCGCGCCCCCCTCCTGCCACATGCGTTGCATGGTTTCTCGGGCGCTGCTGGTTTCGGGAAGGTCGTACAGGATTTGACCCGCGAGCGGGTCTGGAATCCACTCGAGATCGAAAGCCCACACGCGATCTTTTACAGCCTTGAGCAAAGTGCCTACAACCCCCGTGCCATACTATCAGAGGTTCGGCTTGCCCGACATGAACTCCTTCAGCGGTTTCCTGTTCGTTGAACACTTTCGAGTGTAGCTTCAAAAGCGCCTTCGAAGAATGCGCATCAGACCGGCAAGTCTCCGGAATATTTATGTTTCTTGACCTTTTCCGGGCTGGCTGGGTAGAGTCAGGCGAAGGGAAAAGCCGATTCGCCCCAGCTGGCAGGTTGCGGAAGAACCCTGGATCGAAGCACGCCGCGTAGTGACGGGAGCAGGTTTTTCTGCAGCCGGCTAGGTGCGCAGCGGAATTGAGAGGATGAGCAGTTGCTGAGCAGGTCAAGGGTGAAACGACCCGAAACAGCCCCCGCGAGCGACCCGGGTCGCAGTCGCCCTCAGACGCCGGACTCCAGCGGAGTCTTCGAAAACGAGAAGGCGGAGCGTCTACTGGTCGTCGCAGAGGGATGCGATGGCGCCGGCGGTCAAGGCGGGAGGGAGACCGCGGCGGGAATCTGTGTCGAGGCGATACGGCGCGCTTTTGGCGATGGTGACGGCTTTCCCGACGAGCGCCTGCGAGACGGTTTTTTCTGGGCGAACAGAACGATCTGGGATACGGCTCGGGAGGAACCGGGATGTGCCGGGATGGTCGCGACGGCCGCGGCGCTGATCCACCAACCCGACGGTCCAGCCTGGCTCGGCTGGGTGGGCGACTGTCGCGCATATCGCTATCGATCCGGTCGCCTGCATCTGCTCTCACGGGATCACTCGGTGGTTTCCGAGTGGCTTCGCCTCGGAATTCTGACCGCCGAAGAGGCCGTGAACCATCCTAGATCTGGAGAACTCCTGCGCTCCCTGGGGGTCTCGCAGCGGGTCGAGCCGGAGGTGCGTCGCGTCGAGGTGCTTCCCGGTGATCGCATTCTGCTCTGTAGTCGGGCGCTCAGCGAGGCGCTACCTGAGGAAGAGATCGCAGCAGTGCTCGATTCTGCTGAACCCGGCCTCGCGGTCGAGAAGCTAACGGCCAGAGTTGCCGACAACTCCGGCGGGCGCGAGAACGCGACCGTGCGGATACTGGCGTTGCCCGCGCCGAAAGAGATTTCGCCCCCGGCGATCGCCGCACCCGTGTCCGATCGCGTCCTGCTTCGGCCCTCGCGCCGCAGCGGCCTGGGCCGCGCGATTCCCAGTGTGGCGGGCCTCGTCTTGCTACTCGCGATCGCCGCGGCGGCCTACACCGTGAGCGGAGGAGACCGGACCGTCGCTCAGATCCTGGCCATGGTGACGGGACAGCCTGGAGAGCAAGCGCGAATCGCGGAGGTTCGTCGAATCCAGGAGGAACAGGCGCGGAGACAGCACCGCGAACCGACTGCCGCACGCGAGCGGAGTGTATCCGCCGCTCCCATTCCCGACGAAGCGGAGAGCGCGGCGGCAAAGCCGAAGCCCGATCCGATTCCTGTGGTGGCGGCAAAGCCGAAGCCCGATCCGATTCCTGTGGTGGCGACAAAGCCGAAGCCCGATCCGATTCCTGTGGTGGCGACAAAGCCGAAGCCCGATCCGATTCCTGTGGTGGCGGCAAAGCCGAAGCCCGATCCGATTCCTGTGGTGGCGGCAAAGCCGAAGCCCGCCCCGATTCCTGTGGCCGAAAAGCCTTCCGGCGAGTCCCTCCTGCCCGAGGTCGGCAGCGCTCCTCCTTTGAAATTGGAGCCACCCCTGGATGACGCGTCGTTGCAACGTGAGATCGCCTACTTCCTCGCGGACTGGGCTCTGTCCGTCCGGGATCGAAACTTCGAACTCGGTCAGTCCCTCGGCTTTGTTCAGAGCGAACAGGATTTTCACCGGATATACCGCGGCTCCAATTCCATCGACGTTCGCTTCGAGCTGCTCGAGTACCGGACGATCGAGGCGCGTCTGCATCGCGTTCGCGTTCGCAAGATTCTCTCGTTTCAAAAAGGTGAGGCGATCCGCAGCGAGCGGGAAGAGCAGGAACTGCTGCTGCGGGAGACCGAAGGTGGATTGCGCTACGAAGAGATCGCCGAATAGGAGCCTCTTGCGAAGACTCTCGGCCCCGGAAAAGTACCCACGGGTACAAGATTTCCCACGGTAGACGGATCGCGCTGCTAAGATTCCGGTGGGTCAGTCATAGGGGGGATACGATGGCCACCAAGCGCAAGAAGACGACGGCACGCAAGAAGAAGGCTCCAGTTCGCAAGAAGACGAGCGCTCGCAAGAAGGCTCCCGCACGCAAGAAGACGACAGCGCGCAAGAAGGTTACCCGCAAGAAGGCTCCCGCGCGCAAGAAGGTTACCCGCAAGAAGGCGGCGCGGAAGGTTACGCGCAAGAAGGCGGCGCCGAAGAAGGCCGCGCGGAAGAAGACGGCTGGCAAGAAGGCCGCGCCGAAGAAAGCCGCGCCGAAGAAAGTCGTGAAGCACGTCGCAAAGAAGCCCGCTCGAAAGAGTCCGGCGCGCAAGAAGGTCAGTGCGAGTTCCGCGCCCGCGGTGGATCCCATGAAGGCACTCGCGCGCAAGATCGTGCAGGCCGGACAAACTCCCGGAAGCGTTCCTCTGGAAGATCTGTATTCGACGGATTGTGAATCCTATGAAGCGGGTTCGAACGAGCCTGCAGTCGGAATCATCGGGCTGGAAGAGAAAGCTGAGAACTGGTCGCAGATTCAGGAAGAAGTCGTCTTCACTGCGCTCAACGTCTGGACCGGCCCGAACACGATTACGATCGAATGGGATGGTGAGGTAAAGCTCCGCGGCGGCCCGAAGGTCAACCTGCGCGAAGTGGCCGTGCACGAAATCCGCCGGGGCAAGATCCAGCGCGAGCGGTACTACTACAATCCCGCTGCGCTCGTTCCACCCGAGGATGTCACAGTTGCAGTCCCGCCTCCGCCGCCACCAGAGCCCGAGATCGTCGCGGTTGTGGAGAGTCCGCCGAGTGCACAGGCCGCGCCTGATCTTCCGCCCTGGGCAACCAGTCGCGACGAAGATCCCGACGGATCGAACTCCAGCTGATTCCTGCGCATCGCACCTGGGGTGTCCCGGGTGCGATGCGGGCCGGGCTTTCTTTCGAGAGCATCGAGACGCGCCCGGTTCGCAGAGGTTCCCTAGGCCCTGAGCATGTTCGAAGGGGCTTCGCGCGGTTTTCCCGCGAACACCGGGCGCAGGTGCAGGTAGAAGAGATTCCGGCTCAACGCGTAGATCGCATAGCCCATGAAATAGGCTGCGATCACGTCGACACTGTAGTGGTTCTTCGTGAGCAGCACGGCGGTCGCCATGACCAGCGATCCCGCGAGCAGGATGCCTTTCTGGATCCGAGTCTCAAAGAACAGTGCAAACAGGAAGG from bacterium carries:
- a CDS encoding M48 family metalloprotease; its protein translation is MKRTRLLVLVALIAWLGGCTVNPVTGESELVLMSPEREAALGAQAAEQVKQEMGLVDDPELSAYVRAIGARLAANSPRQDTNYEFRVVDMPEANAFALPGGYIYVSRGLLTLCNSEEELANVMGHEVGHVAARHSAQRETRAAGAGLLTALGTILAGAYGGAEAAQTVGQIGQVAGAGLIASYGRDQERQADSVGQRLSARSGWDPHQMSTFLRTLEADGRLAHGNRAPSFFDSHPATPERVGNTAALAGTLVRAATPPIARNRADFLRRIRGIMVGPNPAEGVVDGTSFLHVGMDFRMKFPDGWNVQNGRSAVAAISSDRGAQIALESQGRGSDPAVAAKAFLQEQQIQIADHGARRIAGLLAYHVAGTANSQGSSAGVYLTWIVHDGAVFRITGLTAVAKFKSYRPAFERAARSFRPLTSPERNSVDKHLLETATARAGETLARFSARTGNTWSAEKTSIVNAIRPDARLRAGQLLKIAVARRYRP
- a CDS encoding 3'-5' exonuclease yields the protein MLKAVKDRVWAFDLEWIPDPLAGQILYDLPETSSARETMQRMWQEGGASEEDPTPFLKLIRCRIVSIAALTRQVRKDGEVVLNLTSLPHDPDDAKSRREAEVIGPFMDAIGEQRPQLVGYNSLGSDLKILVQRGVVLGLRAPGFCERPNKPWEGIDYFARGSDWNIDLQDMLGGFGKSVPSLHEFAVQSGIPGKMEVDGNQVAALWLDGDHRKIVQYNEFDAVTTYLVWLRVAHFSGHFSDHQYEDEQKRVRDLLNEECKRPERAHLMAYQEEWERLQNLVLARQDPTG